From the Desulfovibrio sp. JY genome, one window contains:
- the dnaE gene encoding DNA polymerase III subunit alpha encodes MSDFVHLHCHTEYSLLDGAIRIGDLVKTAKGFGCPAAAITDHGNLHGALMFYDYAKKADLKPIIGCEVYVAKEDRRKKDARSPRDAGYHLVLLAKDMTGYHNLLKLVSKGHLEGFHYKPRVDKELLGQYGEGLIALSACLKGEINQKLLRESRDAAVATAKEYAALFPDRFYLEIQANGIPEQTTVNNFLIELSDDLRLPLVATNDCHYLHADDAEAHDILLCIQTAACVDDVKRMRFTSNDLYYRSPEEMAEAFKDVPQALANTCEIADRIDVKLDFEGYHFPVYKAPPGKSLDDVMSGMAREGLKKRLAKMPDVDAKKYWDRLELELDVITKMGFPGYFLIVQDFINWAKDHDIPVGPGRGSAAGSLVAYSLRITNLDPMPYDLFFERFLNIERVSMPDIDVDFCERRRHEVIRYVTEHYGADAVAQITTFGTMKAKGVVRDVGRALGMTFGETDRIAKLIPEDLKMTIDKALELEPELKTLVRTDPRIAHLIDISRRLEGLARHASTHAAGVVVSDKAMTEYVPLYKGKNNETVTQWDMKRVEKSGLVKFDFLGLKTITVIDDALKIIREMGEEPPDFETLPMTDPATYELFARGDTDGIFQVESQGMRKYLRMLKPNCFEDLIAMLALYRPGPLGSGMVELFIRRKHGLDPVEYPHPLLEETLKSTYGVIVYQEQVMKIAQVLANYSLGGGDLLRRAMGKKNAEEMSRQRTIFVEGCAQNKIDAKKANEIFDLMEKFAEYGFNKSHSAAYAQISYQTAYLKAHYPVAFMAALMTSDMENQDKLLQYIAACRDNDIELCPPDVNAGLPHFSVKNNKILYGLAAVKNIGRDAVLEIVAEREQNGPFSSLLDLTSRVNMRKVTKRVIEYLIKCGACDGFGCTRAGLFAGLDQAATAGQRRAADKNEGRLSLMELMPDKPKPTVGLGFSCSEADLPEWLHEEMMAYEKEALGFYLTSHPLLAYERDLRAMRVTTLAQCAGLEPGVEVKVPCICVTTKEIITKKGQKMAFCKLEDHLGGEAEVVVFSDCYALCRENLAADAPLFITAKIGQTEQTEGEGKQLIKLQAVRIDPLSKIIGGSDEPVEVLVACPEEKAVPLDPLADILRRYPGQCSVHLVLHLPKAVCRLRLGPGYGVRRCPELRRELDDFEHGMAPARPSAVR; translated from the coding sequence ATGTCCGATTTCGTCCATCTGCACTGCCATACCGAGTACAGCCTCCTCGACGGGGCCATCCGCATCGGCGATCTCGTCAAGACCGCCAAGGGTTTCGGCTGTCCGGCCGCGGCCATAACCGACCACGGCAACCTTCACGGCGCCTTGATGTTCTACGACTACGCCAAGAAGGCGGACCTCAAGCCCATCATCGGCTGCGAGGTCTACGTGGCCAAGGAGGACCGGCGCAAGAAAGACGCCCGCTCCCCCCGCGACGCCGGCTACCACCTGGTGCTCCTGGCCAAGGACATGACCGGCTACCACAATCTGCTCAAGCTCGTTTCCAAGGGCCACCTCGAGGGCTTTCACTACAAGCCCCGCGTGGACAAGGAACTGCTCGGCCAGTACGGCGAGGGGCTCATCGCCCTGTCCGCCTGCCTCAAGGGCGAGATCAACCAGAAGCTTCTGCGGGAGAGCCGGGATGCGGCCGTGGCCACGGCCAAGGAGTACGCGGCCCTGTTTCCGGACCGGTTCTACCTGGAAATCCAGGCCAACGGTATCCCCGAGCAGACCACGGTCAACAATTTCCTCATCGAGTTGTCCGACGACCTCAGGCTGCCGCTTGTCGCCACCAACGACTGCCACTACCTCCACGCCGACGACGCCGAGGCCCACGACATCCTGCTGTGCATCCAGACCGCCGCCTGCGTGGACGACGTCAAGCGCATGCGGTTTACCTCCAACGACCTCTACTACCGCTCCCCCGAGGAGATGGCCGAGGCCTTCAAGGATGTGCCCCAGGCCCTGGCCAACACCTGCGAGATCGCCGACCGCATCGACGTGAAGCTCGATTTCGAGGGCTACCATTTCCCGGTCTACAAGGCCCCGCCCGGCAAGTCCCTGGACGACGTCATGAGCGGCATGGCCCGGGAAGGCCTCAAAAAGCGCCTGGCCAAGATGCCGGACGTGGACGCGAAGAAATATTGGGACCGCCTGGAGCTCGAACTCGACGTCATCACGAAGATGGGCTTCCCGGGCTACTTCCTCATCGTCCAGGACTTCATCAACTGGGCCAAGGACCACGATATCCCCGTCGGGCCGGGACGCGGTTCGGCGGCCGGTTCCCTGGTCGCCTATTCGCTGCGGATCACCAACCTCGATCCGATGCCCTACGACCTCTTTTTCGAGCGCTTCCTCAATATCGAGCGCGTGAGCATGCCCGATATCGACGTGGACTTCTGCGAACGCCGCCGCCACGAGGTCATCCGCTACGTCACGGAGCATTACGGCGCGGACGCCGTGGCCCAGATCACCACCTTCGGCACCATGAAGGCCAAGGGCGTGGTGCGCGACGTGGGCCGGGCGCTCGGCATGACCTTCGGCGAGACCGACCGCATCGCCAAGCTCATTCCCGAAGACCTCAAGATGACCATCGACAAGGCGCTGGAGCTCGAGCCGGAACTCAAGACTCTTGTCCGCACCGATCCGCGCATTGCCCACCTCATCGATATTTCCCGTCGCCTGGAAGGCCTGGCCCGCCACGCCTCCACCCATGCCGCCGGCGTGGTCGTGTCCGACAAGGCCATGACCGAGTACGTGCCGCTCTATAAGGGAAAAAACAACGAAACCGTGACCCAGTGGGACATGAAGCGCGTGGAGAAGTCCGGACTGGTCAAGTTCGACTTCCTGGGGCTCAAAACCATCACGGTCATCGACGATGCGCTGAAAATCATCCGCGAGATGGGGGAGGAGCCGCCCGACTTCGAAACCCTGCCCATGACCGATCCGGCCACCTACGAACTCTTCGCCCGGGGCGACACCGACGGCATCTTCCAGGTGGAAAGCCAGGGCATGCGCAAGTATCTGCGCATGCTCAAGCCCAACTGCTTTGAAGACCTGATCGCCATGCTCGCCCTCTACCGCCCGGGGCCGCTCGGGTCCGGCATGGTCGAGCTGTTCATCCGCCGCAAGCACGGCCTGGACCCGGTCGAGTATCCGCATCCGCTCCTGGAGGAGACGCTCAAGTCCACCTACGGCGTCATCGTGTACCAGGAACAGGTCATGAAGATCGCCCAGGTGCTGGCCAACTATTCCCTTGGCGGCGGCGATCTGCTGCGGCGGGCCATGGGCAAGAAAAATGCCGAGGAAATGTCCCGGCAGCGCACCATTTTCGTGGAGGGCTGCGCCCAAAACAAGATCGACGCCAAAAAAGCCAACGAAATTTTCGACTTGATGGAGAAGTTCGCGGAGTACGGCTTCAACAAGTCCCACAGCGCCGCCTACGCCCAGATTTCCTATCAGACCGCCTATCTGAAGGCCCATTACCCCGTGGCCTTCATGGCGGCGCTCATGACCTCGGACATGGAAAACCAGGACAAGCTCCTGCAATACATCGCCGCCTGCCGCGACAACGACATCGAACTGTGCCCCCCGGACGTCAATGCCGGCCTGCCGCACTTTTCCGTCAAGAACAACAAGATCCTCTACGGCCTGGCCGCCGTCAAAAACATCGGCCGCGACGCCGTGCTCGAAATCGTGGCCGAGCGCGAGCAAAACGGCCCCTTTTCCTCGCTGCTCGACCTGACCAGCCGCGTGAACATGCGCAAGGTCACCAAGCGCGTCATCGAATATCTCATCAAATGCGGGGCCTGCGACGGCTTCGGCTGCACCCGGGCCGGACTTTTCGCCGGGCTCGATCAGGCGGCCACGGCAGGCCAGCGGCGGGCGGCTGATAAGAACGAAGGTCGCCTGTCGCTGATGGAGCTTATGCCCGACAAGCCCAAGCCCACCGTGGGCCTGGGGTTTTCCTGCTCCGAGGCCGATCTGCCCGAATGGCTCCACGAAGAAATGATGGCCTACGAAAAGGAAGCCCTCGGCTTCTACCTCACCAGCCATCCGCTTCTGGCCTACGAGCGCGACCTGCGTGCCATGCGCGTCACGACCCTGGCCCAGTGCGCCGGCCTGGAACCCGGCGTCGAGGTCAAGGTCCCCTGCATCTGCGTCACCACCAAGGAAATCATCACCAAGAAAGGCCAGAAGATGGCCTTCTGCAAGCTTGAGGACCATCTCGGCGGCGAAGCCGAAGTGGTCGTTTTTTCCGATTGCTACGCCCTTTGCCGCGAAAATCTGGCCGCCGACGCGCCGCTTTTCATCACGGCCAAGATCGGCCAGACCGAACAGACCGAAGGCGAGGGCAAGCAACTTATCAAGTTGCAGGCCGTGCGCATCGACCCCCTGTCCAAGATTATCGGCGGCAGCGACGAGCCCGTGGAAGTGTTGGTGGCCTGCCCCGAGGAAAAGGCCGTGCCCCTGGACCCCCTTGCCGACATCCTGCGCCGCTATCCCGGCCAGTGTTCCGTGCATCTGGTGCTGCATCTCCCCAAGGCCGTCTGCCGGCTGCGCCTGGGGCCGGGCTACGGGGTGCGGCGCTGCCCGGAACTGCGCCGCGAACTGGACGATTTCGAGCACGGCATGGCGCCGGCCCGGCCGTCTGCCGTGCGGTAG
- the queD gene encoding 6-carboxytetrahydropterin synthase QueD, producing the protein MTTNKRGIWRLTVTESFSASHCLRGYEGPCENLHGHNFGVEAVVEGERLDPKIEYLIDFKKLRGRLREILAPLDHHHLNEVPPFDVENPSSENLARYIYRKLEAALAGEVARLVSVSVLEKEASKATYMEL; encoded by the coding sequence ATGACGACGAATAAGCGTGGGATATGGCGGTTGACGGTGACGGAGTCGTTTAGCGCTTCGCATTGTCTGCGGGGCTATGAGGGGCCGTGCGAGAATCTGCATGGCCACAATTTCGGCGTCGAGGCTGTGGTGGAGGGCGAGCGGCTCGATCCGAAGATCGAGTATCTGATCGACTTCAAGAAACTGCGGGGGCGCTTGCGCGAGATATTGGCCCCCCTGGATCATCATCATTTAAATGAGGTGCCGCCGTTTGACGTGGAGAATCCTTCGTCCGAGAATCTGGCCCGGTATATTTACCGGAAGTTGGAGGCCGCCTTGGCTGGGGAAGTGGCCCGGCTGGTGAGCGTGTCGGTTCTGGAAAAGGAAGCCAGCAAGGCGACCTACATGGAATTGTAA